A genomic region of Erythrobacter sp. SCSIO 43205 contains the following coding sequences:
- a CDS encoding BCCT family transporter, whose protein sequence is MGASAIAIVVALAVLVGASTISALSGVGKGIKWLSNLNMGLSFALLALFVGVGSALFGLELLGQGLWDYFITLPQQTLTLYSSDGSEVGEALVDWQLGWTVMYWAWWIAFAPFVGMFIARISKGRTLREYVLGVAMVPSLMCFIWMTLVGGTAIDLELSGVAGGSIVDAPMADQLFATLALLLDPAVASIVAALIVILLMTYLITSADSAILIVNTINGAGDDEGQRRYHIIFWGLALAMVVGSMLILGGLEAIRITMIIGALPFSFVLFLMGIAIVKAIVYDLIRKKHGIPTTAEGCENWDGEVTCK, encoded by the coding sequence ATGGGCGCGTCTGCTATAGCGATTGTGGTCGCTTTGGCTGTGCTGGTCGGCGCCTCGACCATCAGCGCGCTTTCCGGCGTTGGCAAGGGCATCAAATGGCTCTCTAACCTCAATATGGGCCTGTCCTTTGCGCTCCTTGCATTATTCGTCGGTGTTGGTTCAGCGCTGTTCGGACTTGAGCTTTTGGGACAGGGGTTGTGGGACTATTTCATCACTTTGCCGCAGCAAACGCTCACCCTTTACAGCAGCGATGGCAGCGAGGTGGGGGAGGCGCTGGTCGATTGGCAATTGGGCTGGACCGTGATGTACTGGGCCTGGTGGATCGCCTTTGCGCCTTTTGTCGGTATGTTTATCGCCCGCATTTCCAAGGGACGCACCTTGCGTGAATATGTGCTGGGCGTTGCCATGGTGCCTTCGCTCATGTGCTTTATCTGGATGACCCTTGTGGGCGGGACCGCGATTGATCTTGAGCTGTCGGGCGTTGCTGGCGGCTCTATTGTCGATGCGCCGATGGCTGATCAATTGTTTGCGACCTTGGCGCTGCTGCTCGATCCTGCGGTGGCTTCGATTGTGGCAGCGCTGATCGTTATCTTGCTGATGACATATCTCATAACCTCTGCTGACAGCGCCATCCTGATCGTCAACACGATTAACGGCGCGGGCGATGATGAGGGGCAGCGGCGCTATCACATCATCTTTTGGGGGCTGGCGCTTGCCATGGTGGTGGGCTCAATGCTCATCCTTGGCGGTCTTGAGGCCATTCGCATCACAATGATTATCGGTGCTTTGCCGTTCTCTTTTGTCTTGTTTCTGATGGGCATCGCGATTGTGAAAGCGATTGTCTACGACCTCATTCGCAAAAAGCACGGCATACCCACCACTGCCGAGGGTTGCGAGAATTGGGATGGAGAAGTTACGTGCAAGTGA
- a CDS encoding BCCT family transporter — protein sequence MHSPQADQNTRDDTGSDLPIAPPLVELPIDTHDAGFYDGFAREVAIPGKVIVSFLIIWAIFFPAQAIATLQIANNSIIEIFGGWYVYLVAAVIVTCLGLALWPASGRLRLGGPGEMPEFTRFSWFAMLFGAGIGIGMLTFSTGEPLAHFSNNPDIIRGTIEARSAQAVRPAYLYTFLHWGFGAWCTYALVGLGISYVAHRRGLPLTIRSSLAPLFGERLSGFWGHVVDVVAVVATILGVSYTLGFGVEQFVAGLYRIGFGDWLMVMDP from the coding sequence ATGCACAGCCCGCAAGCTGACCAGAACACTCGCGACGACACCGGCTCTGACCTCCCGATTGCGCCGCCTCTGGTCGAACTTCCAATCGATACCCATGACGCAGGGTTTTATGACGGCTTTGCCCGAGAGGTCGCCATTCCGGGCAAGGTGATCGTCTCGTTTCTTATTATCTGGGCGATCTTTTTCCCCGCGCAGGCCATCGCAACCCTTCAGATTGCCAACAATTCGATCATCGAGATTTTCGGCGGCTGGTATGTCTATCTGGTCGCAGCCGTGATTGTCACGTGCCTTGGCCTTGCGCTTTGGCCGGCTTCAGGGCGATTGCGGCTGGGCGGGCCGGGTGAGATGCCTGAATTCACGCGATTTTCCTGGTTCGCCATGTTGTTTGGCGCAGGCATCGGCATAGGGATGCTGACTTTCTCGACTGGAGAGCCGCTCGCGCACTTTTCCAACAATCCCGATATTATTCGCGGCACGATTGAGGCGCGTTCAGCACAAGCGGTGCGTCCGGCCTATCTATACACCTTTCTGCACTGGGGGTTTGGCGCGTGGTGCACCTATGCGCTTGTTGGGTTAGGGATCAGCTATGTTGCGCACCGCCGCGGCCTGCCACTGACCATCCGCTCAAGCCTTGCGCCACTTTTTGGAGAGCGCCTGTCCGGCTTTTGGGGCCATGTGGTAGACGTGGTGGCTGTGGTCGCGACGATCCTTGGCGTCTCTTACACGCTTGGCTTTGGCGTCGAGCAATTTGTCGCAGGTTTGTACCGCATCGGGTTTGGCGACTGGTTGATGGTGATGGACCCCTGA
- the gdhA gene encoding NADP-specific glutamate dehydrogenase — MPVSDHVNLEQFMEGVKKRNPGQPEFVQAVHEVAQDIFEFMADKVEYHEAQILRRIAEPDRIVSFRVCWEDDNHNIRVQRGWRVQNNNAIGPYKGGIRFHPSVTESVLKFLAFEQTFKNSLTGLPMGGGKGGANFNPKGKSDAEVMRFCQSFMTELYRHIGPDTDVPAGDIGVGGREIGYMFGQYKRITGRWEGVLTGKGQEYGGSQMRPEATGYGAVYFLQNMLKHKGMDVEGHSAVISGSGNVATHAAEKIVQLGGKVLTLSDSGGFIHDPDGITQEKIDWVKHLKNVKRGRISEYVDEFSGATYHEGERPWSVAADLALPCATQNELNEDEAKALVDNGVKGVSEGANMPTTLEGVKVFHDAKIMYGPGKAANAGGVAVSGLEMSQNSERISWNHERLGEMLTDLMAGIHEKCTEYGDQGDGYVDYVKGANIAGFKKVADAMLAFGVV; from the coding sequence ATGCCGGTTTCCGACCACGTAAATCTCGAACAATTCATGGAAGGCGTGAAAAAGCGCAATCCGGGGCAACCAGAATTTGTCCAGGCAGTCCATGAGGTTGCTCAGGACATTTTTGAATTTATGGCCGATAAGGTCGAATATCACGAAGCGCAGATCCTTCGCCGGATCGCTGAACCTGACCGCATCGTCAGTTTCCGCGTATGCTGGGAAGATGACAATCACAACATCCGCGTCCAGCGCGGCTGGCGGGTTCAGAACAACAATGCCATTGGCCCCTATAAAGGCGGCATTCGCTTTCACCCCTCGGTGACCGAAAGCGTCCTGAAGTTCCTCGCCTTTGAACAGACTTTCAAAAATTCTCTGACCGGCCTTCCCATGGGCGGGGGCAAAGGCGGCGCAAACTTCAACCCCAAGGGTAAGTCCGACGCGGAAGTCATGCGTTTCTGCCAAAGCTTCATGACAGAGCTTTATCGCCACATCGGCCCCGATACTGACGTACCAGCGGGCGACATTGGCGTTGGCGGGCGCGAAATTGGCTATATGTTTGGTCAATACAAACGCATTACGGGGCGCTGGGAAGGCGTTCTGACGGGCAAAGGTCAGGAATATGGCGGCTCGCAAATGCGGCCCGAGGCGACCGGCTATGGTGCGGTTTATTTCCTGCAAAATATGCTCAAGCACAAAGGCATGGATGTCGAAGGCCACAGCGCTGTTATTTCGGGTTCCGGCAATGTGGCGACCCATGCCGCCGAGAAAATCGTCCAGCTTGGCGGCAAGGTTTTAACCTTGTCGGATTCGGGCGGTTTTATTCATGATCCTGACGGCATCACCCAAGAGAAAATCGATTGGGTAAAGCACCTGAAGAACGTCAAGCGCGGTCGGATCAGCGAATATGTGGATGAATTCTCAGGCGCCACCTATCATGAAGGTGAGCGTCCGTGGAGCGTCGCAGCCGATCTTGCACTGCCTTGCGCAACCCAGAACGAACTTAACGAAGACGAAGCCAAAGCGCTCGTCGACAATGGTGTTAAGGGCGTATCGGAAGGCGCAAATATGCCAACCACACTTGAGGGCGTGAAGGTCTTCCACGATGCAAAGATCATGTACGGTCCGGGTAAAGCCGCCAATGCTGGCGGTGTGGCGGTGTCCGGCCTCGAAATGAGCCAGAACTCAGAGCGCATCAGCTGGAACCACGAACGCCTTGGCGAAATGCTGACCGATCTGATGGCGGGCATCCACGAAAAATGCACCGAATATGGCGACCAGGGCGACGGTTATGTCGACTATGTGAAGGGCGCAAATATCGCAGGCTTCAAGAAAGTCGCCGATGCGATGCTGGCGTTTGGCGTTGTCTAA
- a CDS encoding HAMP domain-containing methyl-accepting chemotaxis protein — protein sequence MTINQASTRIGGAVIALMLIAGIVAFLGINQIRFGGEMDRRDSQVNEFKADILPPPEYLVESYLVANLLVREPDNFNAHVSTLNRLKKEWRERADYWAASDLQDNLKSGIAKTVATDGTAFWREIEERLIPAMQRGNRRAAEASLQRLGAHYNSHRATIDTLVAGVDELSESLAESSWTTVLWVKIMLAITALILLLANVGSLYFLRSKVLAPIKETADTMEAMAAGNLDAGKRHDHADDEIGTMTRAIEVFRANSKKQVEDGLKQEEVVELVFNSLRRLAGGDLAFRLNKKLDEQYEPLRKGYNESANEVEALIESVRNSVTNVRQGASEISAASNDLAHRNETQAASLEETAAAMKQVTDLIRQTATNASEAKTSIDETHKQATDGGQVVTKAVSAMDSIEASSKEITQIIDVIEGIAFQTNLLALNAGVEAARAGDAGKGFAVVATEVRALAQRSAEAANDIKQLISASTAKVDQGVSLVGETGKVLEGIVARVGEVNAQIQMIAEGASAQASSIEQVSDAVADMDKMTQQNAAMVEETAASARNLSEQSEELAILIGKFRTDERKAPRTEPQADDESIYLPLRGKKNPAVAQAQTTPSLPPPAPKKPVEAVAPTPAPQPQKAHTPPPPAPPPAPEPVPHAPMPEVAGNTALQPEFDAFEDDQDWSEF from the coding sequence GTGACCATCAACCAAGCCAGCACCCGCATTGGCGGCGCCGTCATCGCTTTAATGCTGATCGCCGGTATCGTCGCATTTCTGGGCATCAACCAGATCAGGTTCGGCGGCGAAATGGACCGCCGCGACAGCCAGGTGAACGAATTCAAGGCCGACATCCTTCCGCCGCCGGAATATCTGGTTGAAAGCTATCTGGTCGCCAATTTGCTGGTGCGCGAACCGGACAATTTCAATGCTCACGTCTCAACGCTTAACCGTCTGAAAAAAGAATGGCGCGAGCGGGCTGATTACTGGGCGGCATCTGATCTTCAGGACAATTTGAAGTCTGGCATTGCCAAGACCGTGGCAACGGATGGCACAGCCTTCTGGCGTGAGATCGAGGAACGATTGATTCCCGCGATGCAGCGCGGCAACCGGCGTGCAGCAGAGGCGTCGCTCCAACGCCTTGGCGCACACTACAATTCGCACCGGGCCACAATCGACACTCTCGTTGCAGGAGTGGACGAGCTTTCAGAAAGCCTGGCTGAAAGCTCCTGGACGACCGTCCTGTGGGTCAAGATCATGCTCGCAATAACCGCGCTCATTCTGCTTCTTGCCAATGTCGGCAGCTTGTATTTCCTGCGTTCAAAGGTTCTGGCCCCTATCAAGGAAACCGCCGACACGATGGAAGCGATGGCTGCGGGCAACCTTGATGCTGGCAAGCGCCACGATCATGCTGACGATGAAATCGGCACAATGACCCGCGCGATCGAAGTCTTTCGCGCGAACAGCAAAAAGCAGGTCGAGGATGGCCTCAAGCAAGAGGAGGTCGTCGAGCTTGTCTTCAATTCGCTTCGCCGTCTCGCTGGAGGCGACCTTGCTTTCCGCCTGAACAAAAAGCTGGACGAACAATATGAGCCACTGCGCAAAGGCTACAATGAGTCCGCCAATGAGGTTGAAGCCCTGATTGAGAGTGTGCGCAATTCGGTCACAAATGTGCGCCAAGGCGCGAGCGAAATCAGCGCAGCATCCAATGATCTCGCGCATCGCAACGAAACTCAGGCCGCCAGCCTTGAAGAAACCGCTGCCGCGATGAAGCAGGTGACCGATCTTATCCGTCAAACCGCGACGAATGCTTCTGAAGCCAAAACATCCATCGACGAAACCCACAAGCAAGCCACAGACGGCGGACAAGTGGTGACCAAAGCGGTCAGCGCAATGGATTCGATCGAAGCCTCCTCAAAGGAGATCACACAAATTATTGATGTGATCGAAGGCATCGCGTTCCAGACGAACTTGCTTGCTCTTAACGCCGGGGTCGAAGCCGCGCGCGCGGGTGATGCGGGCAAGGGTTTTGCCGTGGTTGCCACCGAAGTGCGTGCGCTGGCTCAGCGCAGCGCTGAGGCTGCCAATGACATCAAGCAACTGATCTCAGCTTCGACCGCAAAAGTTGATCAGGGTGTGTCTCTCGTCGGAGAGACGGGCAAGGTTCTGGAAGGCATTGTTGCGCGCGTTGGCGAGGTAAATGCGCAGATTCAGATGATTGCCGAGGGCGCCAGCGCTCAGGCGAGCAGCATTGAGCAGGTCAGCGATGCCGTAGCCGATATGGACAAGATGACGCAGCAAAACGCCGCAATGGTCGAAGAGACGGCAGCGAGCGCGCGCAATCTTTCGGAACAGTCAGAAGAGCTTGCGATCCTCATCGGCAAGTTCCGCACCGATGAGCGAAAGGCCCCGCGCACAGAGCCGCAAGCTGATGATGAGAGCATTTACCTGCCGTTGAGGGGGAAGAAGAATCCAGCCGTGGCGCAGGCACAAACCACTCCAAGCCTGCCGCCGCCCGCGCCCAAAAAGCCGGTTGAAGCGGTTGCCCCAACGCCCGCACCCCAGCCCCAAAAAGCGCATACGCCCCCACCGCCTGCGCCACCTCCAGCGCCTGAACCGGTTCCACACGCTCCCATGCCGGAGGTGGCCGGTAATACAGCGCTGCAACCGGAATTTGATGCGTTTGAAGACGATCAGGATTGGAGCGAGTTTTAG
- a CDS encoding tetratricopeptide repeat protein: MGDNLTELPAGEDQSGAQPSSRESSKQTTNPSGGKAGWVLLGGAALLAVASIGYNVYSGGEDSTQDVASADGTPSIEELRAAAEAADDDAGPWSELGFAHFERGEFAEAVDAYERAVAIDDSSAFLWSALGEARVMAVDAEQADADPLPPAALEAFAKAVELDANDPRGRYFLAVKKDIDGDHEGALAGWLALLEDTPVGAPWESDVVRTIQQVAAINEIDVEDRLSAVMSTRTPEIAIPGSGQMAGDNASANVRGPTAQQVNEARQMSASDQEAMIAGMVESLETRLEDDPSNLDGWVMLMRSRMTLGERGKAREALNKAVAANPGNADELRRQAAQLGIE; the protein is encoded by the coding sequence ATGGGCGACAATTTAACTGAGCTGCCCGCTGGCGAGGACCAATCCGGGGCACAGCCATCAAGCCGCGAATCCAGCAAACAAACGACCAATCCATCCGGCGGCAAAGCGGGCTGGGTCTTGTTGGGTGGCGCTGCTCTTCTGGCTGTCGCCTCTATTGGCTACAATGTTTATTCCGGCGGCGAGGATAGCACGCAAGATGTCGCATCGGCGGATGGCACTCCCTCGATTGAGGAATTGCGCGCAGCGGCTGAAGCAGCGGACGATGACGCAGGACCCTGGTCCGAGCTTGGCTTTGCCCATTTTGAGCGCGGCGAATTTGCCGAGGCAGTCGATGCCTATGAACGCGCAGTTGCAATCGACGATAGCTCGGCCTTTTTATGGTCTGCCCTCGGCGAAGCTCGGGTGATGGCGGTGGACGCAGAGCAAGCCGATGCGGACCCTCTCCCGCCAGCCGCGCTGGAGGCATTTGCCAAAGCGGTCGAGCTGGACGCAAATGATCCGCGCGGGCGTTATTTTCTGGCGGTTAAGAAAGACATCGACGGCGATCATGAGGGCGCTCTTGCCGGCTGGCTAGCGCTGCTTGAGGACACGCCCGTCGGCGCGCCATGGGAAAGCGATGTGGTGCGCACGATCCAGCAGGTCGCAGCGATCAATGAGATTGATGTGGAAGACCGCCTGAGCGCTGTCATGTCCACCCGCACCCCCGAAATCGCCATCCCCGGCTCAGGGCAAATGGCAGGCGATAATGCGTCCGCCAATGTGCGTGGTCCCACCGCTCAGCAGGTGAATGAGGCGCGCCAAATGTCCGCAAGCGATCAGGAGGCGATGATTGCGGGCATGGTCGAGAGCCTTGAAACCCGCCTCGAAGACGACCCCAGCAACCTTGATGGCTGGGTGATGCTCATGCGCAGCCGCATGACATTGGGGGAGCGGGGCAAGGCGCGCGAGGCGTTGAACAAAGCGGTCGCCGCCAATCCTGGCAATGCGGACGAATTGCGGCGGCAAGCGGCGCAATTGGGGATTGAGTGA
- a CDS encoding cyclic nucleotide-binding domain-containing protein, with protein sequence MPDLSKGGDRLSDVFKVAIIGSGPAGMSAAGQAAKRGMSHILLEKTDHLSDTIFKYQKGKHVMATPSDLALRGGGYEEGVHAGMEFEEGTRERILGIWNKHCRIVDPSIPEPDHEVQDFEINTRLNAEVVGVEGEKGNFSVKLKDGDTIQAETIILAIGTQGNPNLLRCPGADHPMITPQLDDPEDHFDKNVIVVGTGDAGIENALGLATDPALGNTVTILNRGTDFAKAKTKNATDLTSADEEGYLRIAYRTSPAEVRDGEMVVETETGQEVIPCDMIITRIGSQPPRRFIESMGIEFTSEDRSAFPKLSPEFETTKEGIFVIGALAGYPLIKHCMNQGYDVIEYLATGEAVKPADEPLLEKVFENLPGNRSVDYWLELYRTQVDLFGGLSTLQMRELMLDSICSAFAPGEVIFRRDEPGSSLFAIAQGSVAVEVNPNDPSITVPIGQGSIFGEVGLVSGRRRGATIRAAEDVVVVELSRKAALKLIGSSPEAAEAVKRISIERQMLQLFGSGLTPDDVRPLVDSAVTEEISAGKPVITEGDTEDKDVFIVRFGSMRVEKGEGGDTTFLGLIPAGNLFGEMGVIDGQPRMSTVRAAVKSEVIRIPGEAFLELLDKKPQLRERARQIMDDRRRSNEEIETQKSKEDGKVDSFSGLASFLFDEGMGEATDALLIDERLCIGCDNCEKACADSHEGLSRLDRETGKTFAYLHVPISCRHCEHPHCMTDCPPNAIQRGADGEVNINKDTCIGCGNCKSYCPYGVISMEPAPPEKPSFLSWLLFGNGPGPGEPSYSWRKENGDPNKAKKAVKCDMCAGIEGGPACVRACPTGAAIRVAPDKFLTLAKMTEDVEN encoded by the coding sequence ATGCCTGATCTATCCAAAGGGGGGGATAGATTGTCTGACGTGTTCAAAGTCGCGATTATTGGCTCTGGCCCTGCGGGGATGAGCGCAGCTGGCCAGGCGGCCAAGCGCGGGATGTCGCATATCCTGCTGGAAAAAACCGACCACCTCTCCGACACAATCTTCAAATACCAAAAGGGCAAGCACGTTATGGCAACCCCTTCGGACCTCGCGCTGCGTGGCGGGGGTTACGAAGAGGGCGTTCATGCCGGCATGGAATTTGAAGAGGGTACGCGCGAGCGCATCCTTGGCATTTGGAACAAGCATTGCCGGATCGTTGACCCCAGCATTCCCGAACCTGACCACGAGGTACAGGATTTCGAGATCAACACGCGCCTCAACGCTGAAGTCGTCGGGGTCGAGGGGGAGAAGGGTAACTTCTCCGTTAAACTCAAAGACGGCGACACGATTCAAGCTGAGACGATTATCCTTGCGATCGGAACGCAAGGCAACCCCAACCTGCTGCGCTGTCCGGGCGCCGATCACCCGATGATCACCCCGCAATTGGACGACCCGGAAGATCACTTCGACAAGAATGTGATTGTCGTTGGCACTGGCGATGCCGGGATTGAAAACGCGCTGGGCCTCGCCACTGATCCCGCGCTTGGCAACACGGTGACCATCCTCAATCGCGGCACCGATTTTGCAAAGGCAAAGACCAAGAACGCGACTGACCTCACCTCTGCCGATGAAGAGGGGTATTTGCGGATTGCCTATCGCACTTCACCCGCAGAGGTGCGCGATGGGGAGATGGTGGTCGAAACGGAGACTGGCCAAGAAGTCATCCCATGCGACATGATCATCACGCGCATCGGTTCACAGCCGCCGCGCCGTTTCATCGAAAGCATGGGGATCGAATTCACATCCGAAGACCGCAGCGCCTTCCCCAAGCTCTCACCAGAGTTTGAGACGACCAAGGAAGGCATCTTTGTGATCGGCGCGCTCGCGGGCTATCCGCTGATCAAGCACTGCATGAACCAGGGCTATGACGTCATCGAATATCTCGCCACTGGCGAGGCGGTGAAGCCGGCGGACGAGCCGCTGCTTGAGAAGGTGTTCGAGAACCTTCCCGGCAACAGAAGCGTTGATTATTGGCTTGAACTTTACCGCACGCAAGTGGACCTGTTCGGCGGTCTTTCGACGCTGCAAATGCGTGAGCTTATGCTCGATTCCATATGCTCTGCCTTTGCGCCGGGCGAAGTTATATTCAGGCGCGATGAGCCTGGATCATCGCTCTTTGCCATCGCTCAAGGCAGCGTTGCGGTGGAGGTCAATCCCAACGATCCTTCGATCACCGTTCCCATCGGCCAAGGCTCGATCTTTGGCGAGGTTGGCCTTGTGTCCGGCCGCCGCAGGGGCGCGACCATTCGCGCGGCAGAAGATGTTGTGGTGGTCGAACTCTCACGTAAAGCTGCTCTGAAACTCATCGGTTCCTCACCCGAAGCAGCCGAAGCGGTCAAACGCATATCGATCGAGCGGCAAATGCTGCAATTGTTCGGTTCAGGGCTCACCCCTGATGATGTGCGCCCGCTGGTGGACAGCGCCGTCACCGAGGAAATCAGCGCAGGAAAACCTGTCATCACCGAAGGCGACACCGAGGACAAAGACGTCTTCATCGTGCGCTTTGGCTCTATGCGGGTGGAAAAGGGCGAAGGCGGCGATACGACCTTCCTCGGCCTTATCCCGGCAGGCAATCTTTTCGGTGAAATGGGCGTAATCGACGGACAACCCCGGATGTCCACCGTGCGCGCGGCGGTCAAATCGGAAGTGATCCGTATTCCGGGCGAAGCTTTCCTCGAACTGCTCGATAAAAAGCCGCAATTGCGCGAACGCGCGCGTCAAATCATGGATGATCGCCGCCGTTCCAACGAAGAGATTGAAACACAGAAAAGCAAAGAAGACGGCAAAGTCGACAGCTTTTCCGGCCTTGCCTCCTTTCTCTTTGACGAAGGGATGGGCGAGGCGACTGACGCGCTTCTGATCGACGAACGTTTGTGCATCGGCTGCGACAATTGCGAGAAAGCGTGCGCGGACAGCCACGAAGGTTTGTCGCGCCTCGACCGGGAGACAGGCAAGACCTTCGCCTATCTCCACGTGCCGATCTCGTGCCGCCACTGCGAGCACCCGCACTGCATGACCGATTGCCCGCCTAACGCGATCCAGCGCGGCGCGGATGGCGAAGTCAATATCAACAAGGACACCTGCATCGGCTGTGGCAATTGCAAAAGCTACTGCCCCTATGGCGTCATCAGCATGGAGCCTGCCCCGCCTGAAAAGCCGAGCTTTTTAAGCTGGCTTTTGTTCGGCAATGGTCCGGGCCCTGGCGAACCGTCCTATTCGTGGCGCAAGGAAAACGGCGACCCAAACAAAGCCAAAAAGGCAGTCAAATGCGATATGTGCGCCGGGATCGAAGGCGGTCCTGCTTGCGTTCGAGCCTGCCCGACAGGCGCGGCCATCCGCGTTGCGCCTGACAAGTTCCTCACTCTGGCAAAAATGACAGAGGACGTTGAAAACTAA
- a CDS encoding cytochrome c3 family protein, with protein sequence MAFLIRTIAVAKSGREIVRDRRIDKDELIVGRNPASDIHLPDLTVELEHVKLTDAGQGMIAARALGELPFSVDGQSVTEARIDPDAGAEIAVGPALLAVSRDADGPVKINIQPAPKDKASGDPEAGFALAKAMPSKRAMAWIGSVAILVLLLSIPVFTHLFRTPVENDPDNLEKGAVLFDASWSTGDLSMAHHDLEDNCEACHQSAFVSVQDETCLTCHEELDDHAKMDRQLTGMAPMSTGDKIQWDIGQALGKEGPLGCVSCHTEHEGPVKLEASDEQFCSDCHNDMDARLTDVSFGNAADFGEKHPQFRPKFYDAHFAKEAKRVSLDDNPVEMSGLVFPHDIHVSETGGAAKMAMSLGQYGAPLECSDCHEEDKSAPGGFKPVVMEDACEACHSLVSGTAGGAFTSLRHGDVSDLMEDLAKVNLASRSRVTTGRDRPGQYGSGGRYYANFGRPSGSYLAITRALQKGGTCGDCHLRTTTDGRPDLVPVNIPDQYLHKGFFNHEAHGDDVAECTDCHATDKSGEATDLLLPDLESCRDCHLGETAVKTEEIVPSSCAMCHGYHTPAAPWKPEDHPKLPGNGPNDNVAAILSSLRR encoded by the coding sequence ATGGCATTCCTGATCCGCACCATCGCCGTTGCAAAGTCTGGCCGCGAGATCGTGCGCGACCGGCGGATCGACAAAGACGAACTCATTGTCGGACGCAATCCGGCCAGCGACATTCACCTGCCCGACCTCACTGTTGAGCTTGAGCACGTAAAGCTCACCGATGCCGGCCAAGGTATGATTGCGGCGCGCGCGCTGGGCGAATTGCCGTTCAGCGTTGATGGGCAAAGCGTCACCGAGGCGCGCATTGACCCTGATGCGGGCGCTGAAATCGCGGTAGGCCCTGCCCTGCTTGCGGTGTCGCGCGATGCGGATGGTCCGGTCAAAATCAATATTCAACCAGCGCCCAAGGACAAGGCATCAGGCGACCCTGAGGCGGGCTTCGCCCTCGCAAAAGCCATGCCCAGCAAGCGCGCGATGGCGTGGATCGGATCGGTTGCTATTCTGGTGCTGCTGCTGTCTATTCCGGTGTTCACCCACCTCTTCCGCACGCCGGTCGAAAACGATCCCGACAACCTTGAGAAAGGCGCCGTTCTTTTCGATGCTTCGTGGAGCACTGGTGATCTCAGCATGGCGCACCACGATTTGGAGGACAATTGCGAAGCCTGTCACCAAAGCGCCTTTGTCTCGGTTCAAGATGAAACCTGTCTAACCTGCCACGAGGAACTCGACGACCACGCTAAGATGGACCGTCAACTGACCGGCATGGCCCCCATGAGCACGGGCGACAAAATCCAGTGGGACATCGGACAAGCGCTCGGCAAAGAGGGGCCGCTGGGCTGCGTTTCATGCCACACCGAGCACGAGGGTCCGGTCAAACTTGAGGCATCCGATGAGCAATTCTGTTCCGATTGTCATAACGATATGGATGCACGTCTCACCGATGTGAGCTTTGGCAATGCAGCCGATTTTGGCGAGAAACACCCGCAATTCCGTCCCAAATTCTACGACGCACACTTCGCCAAGGAAGCCAAGCGTGTGAGCCTTGACGATAATCCGGTCGAGATGAGCGGCCTTGTTTTCCCGCATGACATCCACGTCTCTGAAACCGGGGGGGCAGCAAAAATGGCGATGAGCCTTGGTCAGTACGGCGCCCCGCTTGAATGCAGCGATTGCCACGAGGAAGACAAAAGCGCTCCGGGCGGGTTCAAGCCGGTCGTGATGGAGGATGCCTGCGAAGCGTGTCACAGCCTTGTGTCTGGCACGGCAGGCGGCGCGTTCACCTCGCTTCGCCATGGCGATGTATCCGATCTGATGGAAGACCTTGCCAAAGTGAACCTTGCATCGCGCAGCCGGGTTACAACGGGGCGCGATCGCCCGGGCCAATATGGCTCTGGCGGGCGTTATTACGCCAATTTTGGTCGGCCCTCTGGCTCTTACCTTGCGATCACACGCGCTCTGCAAAAGGGCGGCACCTGCGGGGATTGCCACTTGCGAACCACAACCGATGGCCGTCCCGACCTGGTGCCGGTCAACATCCCCGATCAATACTTGCACAAAGGCTTCTTCAACCACGAGGCGCATGGCGATGATGTGGCGGAATGCACCGACTGTCACGCGACTGATAAATCGGGCGAGGCAACCGATCTGTTGCTGCCTGATCTGGAAAGCTGCCGCGACTGCCACTTAGGCGAAACTGCTGTCAAAACGGAAGAGATCGTGCCGTCGAGCTGCGCCATG